In Acinetobacter piscicola, a single window of DNA contains:
- a CDS encoding acyl-CoA dehydrogenase family protein: MKPNPIYYSPQHFEFSDSVRRFVQKEMLPYVNEWEDAETFPRELYKKAADIGLLGLGFDETYGGIAQTDAFHVLLSSIELAKTGSGGLCASLLSHSIGAPPINHFASAEIKETVLTKILAGEKISALAITEPTGGSDVAALKTKAFRDGDDYIVSGEKTFITSGMRADYYTVAVRTDPDAKGPNGISMLLIDAHSEGISKSKLDKMGWWASDTAHLHFDNVRVPVKNLLGVENMGFLVIMNNFNMERFFLAASSYGFALTCYEEALEWAKERKTFGKRLVDHQVVRHKLVDMATRLTTTRALLEDTAYRLGRPELQGNELIAQICMLKNVATQTMQFCADAAVQTLGGMGFMRGTKSERIYRDVKVNMIGGGAEEIMKDLASRQLGY, translated from the coding sequence ATGAAGCCGAATCCAATTTACTATAGCCCGCAACATTTTGAATTTTCCGATTCAGTACGAAGATTTGTACAAAAGGAAATGCTGCCTTATGTAAATGAATGGGAAGATGCTGAAACTTTTCCACGTGAACTTTATAAAAAAGCAGCTGATATTGGATTACTTGGATTAGGGTTTGATGAAACTTATGGGGGTATTGCACAGACCGATGCATTTCATGTTTTATTGTCTTCGATCGAATTAGCCAAAACAGGTTCAGGTGGTTTGTGCGCATCATTGCTTTCGCACTCCATTGGTGCCCCACCGATTAATCATTTTGCATCTGCTGAAATTAAAGAAACGGTTTTAACGAAAATATTGGCAGGTGAAAAAATATCTGCTTTAGCAATTACAGAACCCACTGGCGGCTCAGATGTCGCAGCATTAAAAACCAAAGCTTTTCGGGATGGAGATGATTACATTGTCAGTGGGGAAAAGACCTTTATTACTTCGGGAATGCGAGCAGATTATTATACGGTTGCAGTGCGTACTGACCCCGATGCCAAAGGTCCGAATGGCATTTCCATGTTGTTGATTGATGCACATAGTGAAGGGATCAGCAAATCTAAGCTCGATAAAATGGGCTGGTGGGCTTCAGATACCGCACATTTACATTTTGACAATGTCCGTGTCCCTGTAAAAAATTTGTTGGGTGTTGAAAATATGGGCTTTCTTGTCATTATGAATAACTTCAACATGGAGCGTTTCTTTCTTGCAGCCAGTAGTTATGGTTTTGCTTTGACCTGTTATGAAGAAGCTTTAGAATGGGCAAAAGAGCGTAAGACTTTTGGTAAGCGCTTGGTCGATCATCAAGTTGTACGTCATAAATTGGTCGATATGGCAACACGTTTAACCACGACACGCGCTTTACTTGAAGATACAGCTTATCGTTTGGGACGACCTGAGTTACAAGGCAATGAATTGATTGCACAGATTTGTATGCTAAAAAATGTTGCAACACAAACCATGCAGTTTTGTGCAGATGCAGCAGTGCAAACACTGGGTGGCATGGGCTTCATGCGTGGCACAAAATCTGAGCGTATTTACCGTGACGTCAAAGTAAATATGATCGGTGGTGGCGCTGAAGAAATCATGAAAGATTTGGCAAGTCGTCAGTTAGGGTACTAG
- a CDS encoding DEAD/DEAH box helicase: MITLSQFLSRFSTVTLQRSLNYVKKIDVANLETHLDNNRLDIEAQIEGNDWYDTFIRVDLNKSSIIDNECSCPVGFNCKHAAALAHYYYNHQHEKPFKKRSDYHPHQSHKNTATHSVHHQSNHATHDTAKAWLEQFRQQLALEKSTQILKHHQLIYIFEPKKNSKKLQLTVNKARRIKDGSISRTEHYTSYDNVPNGRLKVSNEDKNIFNHLYFFAKLNFNHANIYNYPPTWDISGIYQEQLKMVIQKGVCYHLNTLNSALTWSDELYQLEFNWHAQPAQKTEKLKAQFFDQSHQKLDAEHNQQIYIIHSHPLSYLDAVKNQVGVLESSYSSEMIEELINMPQLPADLLAEFEQVIQPYSAFGDLPQTQFSQNLETIQGQPIPIIRFGGFPQYHRLSDMYHYAIAEIEFEYPSGRIKAGVTEEYVIQILNEKAVKQQRDLKFEKQQVESLKKLIPSFQWLAQINKNKRPAFDTMTENSIICADPKDWIHHLIPANKIEQLGWKVEHTPDSLFQLLATQNFQLNLVESTKKQNWFEVGATVQDLEGNTYDVIQLLAHLVAKMPTMLDPEFIEELEDDGYFIVNLGDQKPQLTLKVQEIKPIFIYLKEILQHPDSAGFDRYDAAQLIDLKHTLGMPWQSSEPLYQFAHKLNQCYQQQIATPQGFRGELRPYQQQGLGWLQFLRETHHGGILADDMGLGKTAQTLAHLLIEKQAGRLDERPALIIAPTSLMQNWRKEAEKFAPELKVLILQGQNRLEHFENIPHADLILSTYPLLVRDEEYILKYQYHILILDEAQNIKNPRAKAAQVVRQIQAQHRLCLTGTPIENHLGELWSLFHFLMPGFLYTQDVFNKKYRTPIEKEGDTMIKNRLVARIKPFMLRRLKTDVAQELPEKTTIEVNIDMNEQQSKLYEAVRATMQKDIRELIAARGFKRSQIQILSALLKLRQICCHPHLLQLDYLKDDNIQSAKLDQLIEMLTNMVEEGRKILVFSQFTSMLQLIENQLNTLKIKHTKLTGKTKKRDEVITAFQSGDIPVFLISLKAGGVGLNLTAADTVIHYDPWWNPAAEDQASDRAWRIGQDKPVFVYKLITNQSIEEKILALQKNKAQLTQSILSTDYEHEVKLTEEDVMKLLE; the protein is encoded by the coding sequence ATGATCACACTGTCTCAATTTTTATCTCGTTTTAGCACTGTCACTCTTCAACGCAGTCTAAATTATGTAAAAAAAATTGACGTGGCAAATTTAGAAACACATCTTGACAATAACCGCTTGGACATTGAAGCACAAATTGAAGGCAATGATTGGTATGATACTTTTATTCGTGTTGACCTCAACAAGAGCAGCATCATAGATAATGAATGCAGTTGCCCTGTCGGTTTTAATTGTAAACATGCAGCAGCATTAGCACATTATTATTATAATCATCAACATGAAAAGCCATTCAAAAAACGATCAGATTACCATCCTCATCAATCTCATAAAAATACAGCAACGCATTCAGTACATCATCAATCAAATCACGCCACACATGACACTGCCAAAGCATGGCTGGAGCAGTTCCGCCAACAATTAGCCCTTGAAAAATCGACACAAATCTTAAAACATCACCAACTCATCTATATTTTTGAACCGAAGAAAAATTCAAAAAAATTACAATTAACAGTCAATAAAGCACGTCGCATTAAAGATGGTAGTATCAGTAGAACAGAGCATTATACTAGTTATGACAATGTGCCTAATGGCCGCTTAAAAGTATCCAATGAAGATAAAAATATTTTTAATCATCTCTATTTTTTTGCAAAACTAAACTTCAACCATGCAAATATATATAACTATCCACCCACGTGGGACATTTCAGGTATTTACCAAGAACAACTCAAAATGGTGATTCAAAAAGGTGTTTGTTATCATCTAAATACCCTCAATTCTGCACTCACATGGTCTGATGAACTTTATCAACTTGAATTTAATTGGCATGCACAGCCTGCACAAAAAACTGAAAAATTAAAAGCACAATTTTTTGACCAAAGTCATCAAAAATTAGATGCTGAGCATAACCAACAGATTTATATTATTCATTCACATCCTTTGAGTTACCTTGATGCTGTTAAAAATCAGGTGGGCGTATTAGAGTCGTCTTATTCAAGTGAAATGATTGAAGAATTAATCAATATGCCGCAACTTCCTGCGGATCTTTTAGCTGAGTTTGAACAAGTCATTCAACCCTATTCTGCTTTTGGAGATTTGCCCCAAACACAATTTTCACAAAACTTAGAAACGATTCAAGGTCAACCGATTCCGATTATACGTTTTGGTGGATTTCCACAATATCATCGTTTAAGCGATATGTATCACTATGCCATTGCTGAAATTGAATTTGAATATCCATCAGGACGAATCAAAGCAGGCGTCACTGAGGAATATGTCATTCAAATTTTGAATGAAAAAGCAGTCAAACAACAACGTGATTTAAAATTTGAAAAACAACAAGTTGAATCTTTAAAAAAATTAATCCCCTCTTTTCAATGGCTCGCACAAATCAATAAAAACAAACGCCCTGCGTTTGACACAATGACTGAAAACTCAATTATTTGTGCTGATCCAAAAGATTGGATTCATCACCTGATTCCTGCCAATAAAATTGAACAATTAGGATGGAAAGTTGAACATACACCCGACAGCTTATTTCAATTATTAGCAACACAAAATTTTCAATTAAATTTAGTGGAGTCAACAAAAAAACAAAATTGGTTTGAAGTCGGTGCAACAGTTCAAGACCTTGAGGGTAACACATATGATGTCATCCAACTTTTAGCACATCTTGTTGCTAAAATGCCCACCATGTTAGATCCTGAATTCATTGAAGAATTAGAAGATGATGGCTACTTTATCGTAAATTTAGGTGATCAAAAACCACAATTGACCTTAAAAGTACAAGAAATAAAACCTATTTTTATTTATCTTAAAGAGATCTTGCAACATCCTGATTCAGCAGGATTTGATCGCTATGATGCAGCACAACTTATTGATTTAAAACATACTTTAGGTATGCCATGGCAAAGTTCAGAACCTTTATACCAATTTGCCCATAAACTCAATCAATGCTACCAACAACAAATTGCAACGCCTCAAGGCTTTCGAGGTGAATTACGTCCTTATCAACAACAAGGCTTAGGTTGGTTACAATTTTTACGTGAAACCCACCATGGCGGTATTCTTGCTGATGATATGGGTTTAGGCAAAACAGCTCAGACCTTGGCACATTTATTGATCGAAAAACAAGCGGGAAGACTTGATGAGCGTCCTGCCTTAATTATTGCACCGACATCATTAATGCAAAATTGGCGTAAAGAAGCAGAAAAATTTGCACCTGAATTAAAAGTTTTAATTTTACAGGGGCAAAATCGTCTTGAGCATTTCGAAAATATTCCACATGCAGATCTTATTCTCAGTACCTACCCACTTTTAGTGCGTGATGAAGAATATATTTTGAAATATCAATATCATATTCTAATTTTGGATGAAGCTCAAAATATCAAAAACCCACGTGCAAAAGCGGCTCAAGTGGTGAGACAAATTCAAGCTCAGCATCGCCTGTGCTTAACAGGCACGCCAATAGAAAACCATTTAGGCGAACTTTGGTCATTATTCCACTTTTTAATGCCAGGGTTCTTATATACACAGGATGTATTTAATAAAAAGTATCGTACGCCGATTGAAAAAGAAGGCGATACAATGATCAAAAATCGCTTAGTTGCTCGTATTAAACCTTTTATGTTACGCCGTTTAAAAACTGATGTTGCTCAAGAACTGCCAGAAAAAACAACAATTGAAGTGAATATTGACATGAATGAACAGCAGTCAAAACTATATGAAGCTGTTCGAGCAACCATGCAAAAAGATATTCGCGAACTTATTGCAGCTCGGGGCTTTAAACGTAGCCAAATTCAAATTTTAAGTGCATTATTAAAACTCAGACAAATCTGCTGTCATCCTCATCTGTTACAGCTAGACTATCTTAAAGATGATAATATTCAGTCTGCAAAATTAGATCAACTGATTGAAATGCTGACCAATATGGTCGAAGAAGGACGTAAAATTTTAGTTTTTTCACAATTTACAAGCATGTTGCAACTTATTGAAAATCAATTAAATACTCTAAAAATAAAGCATACCAAATTAACTGGAAAAACAAAAAAACGAGATGAAGTGATTACAGCCTTTCAATCTGGCGATATCCCAGTATTTTTAATCAGTTTAAAAGCTGGAGGGGTTGGCTTAAATCTGACAGCAGCTGATACTGTAATTCATTATGATCCATGGTGGAATCCGGCTGCTGAAGATCAGGCATCTGACCGAGCTTGGCGAATTGGTCAAGACAAACCTGTGTTTGTTTATAAACTAATTACAAATCAAAGTATAGAAGAAAAAATTTTAGCTTTGCAGAAAAATAAAGCCCAATTAACCCAATCAATTCTCAGCACAGACTATGAACATGAAGTAAAATTAACTGAAGAAGATGTAATGAAATTACTTGAATAA
- a CDS encoding FkbM family methyltransferase: MENNLEQQNKHSLNVKLYPVENLQFLLTAGPDLISTQIKKGQYWDQLILVLSEHFLKDIDHPIFIDIGANLGAISIPIAKHIQPRQGIVHSFEAQRAVFYQLCGNIFANHLTQTCHAHHLAIGNKQGTIQVPILDLHTDINVGALSLDAEIRAEQSEHQFAHHHDKKYESVDLQKIDHLTLPSADLIKIDVEGMELDVIKGAKKWLKYSNYPPIFLEVWGDYMKKQKTKKEKLIKYLTTNLGYELFFIDELCIAQHVTRKKYNIILNDQNRQIYLEKLA, from the coding sequence ATGGAAAATAATTTAGAACAACAAAACAAACATTCATTGAATGTAAAATTATATCCTGTAGAAAATTTACAATTTTTACTGACTGCAGGACCTGATTTAATCAGTACACAAATCAAAAAAGGACAATATTGGGATCAATTGATTTTAGTTTTATCAGAGCACTTTTTAAAAGATATAGATCATCCCATATTTATTGATATTGGTGCCAATTTAGGTGCTATTTCCATTCCAATTGCGAAACACATTCAACCACGACAAGGTATCGTGCATAGCTTTGAAGCACAACGAGCGGTATTTTATCAACTCTGTGGCAATATTTTTGCTAATCATCTTACACAAACTTGTCATGCTCATCACTTAGCGATTGGAAATAAACAAGGCACCATTCAAGTACCCATTTTAGATTTACATACCGACATCAATGTTGGTGCATTGTCTTTAGATGCCGAAATTCGGGCTGAACAAAGCGAACACCAGTTTGCTCATCATCATGATAAAAAATATGAGTCTGTAGATTTACAAAAAATAGATCATTTAACACTCCCCTCCGCGGACCTTATTAAAATTGACGTCGAAGGTATGGAGCTAGATGTCATTAAAGGAGCAAAAAAGTGGTTAAAATACAGTAATTACCCTCCGATTTTTCTTGAAGTATGGGGTGACTATATGAAAAAACAAAAAACTAAAAAAGAAAAATTAATTAAATATCTAACAACTAATCTTGGTTATGAATTATTTTTTATAGATGAACTTTGCATTGCCCAACATGTAACACGTAAAAAATATAATATCATTTTGAATGATCAAAATAGACAAATTTATTTAGAAAAACTAGCATAA